A single region of the Vicia villosa cultivar HV-30 ecotype Madison, WI linkage group LG4, Vvil1.0, whole genome shotgun sequence genome encodes:
- the LOC131598698 gene encoding uncharacterized protein LOC131598698 — protein MRNNLEGVNRLTDDDFTTYHEKLGTYGFIYVTKSQRYIGLKRDWMASYTIDGSEDCSFRVMQSKEVTKDGILSTHKVYFQLLCKLSSKCSCIHFRIQKDEAFLASPAFCINLDRDFEYIKKKHKKSIIGSGYVMETRAYHYSSGKIRGLLVLEEVRKRGDNEKPCRVIVAHYFTVCSFNIFSINNRNVGLCVIINIEPCEKVGLKVTVEGPSHHPTGALHNMFEQVMKNEIWKPTMLCSNLSNIERQLFRRQPEREDDDVSFPPPRGHGGKSKRAVVIDSGGSVTGNGNCNVVIGDMNIYK, from the coding sequence ATGAGAAACAATCTTGAAGGTGTTAATCGTCTAACTGATGATGATTTTACAACCTACCATGAAAAGTTGGGAACTTATGGTTTCATATATGTGACAAAATCTCAAAGATATATCGGTTTAAAAAGGGATTGGATGGCGTCCTACACTATAGATGGTTCAGAGGACTGTTCATTCAGAGTCATGCAATCTAAAGAAGTAACCAAAGATGGCATATTGTCGACACATAAAGTATATTTCCAACTCTTATGTAAGTTATCTTCAAAATGTAGCTGCATTCATTTTAGAATACAAAAAGACGAAGCTTTTCTTGCCTCTCCTGCTTTTTGTATCAATCTAGATAGAGACTTTGAATATATTAAGAAAAAGCATAAAAAGAGTATTATTGGATCGGGTTATGTTATGGAAACACGTGCTTATCATTATAGCAGTGGAAAAATAAGAGGTCTACTTGTGTTGGAAGAGGTGAGAAAGAGAGGAGATAACGAAAAGCCTTGTAGGGTAATTGTGGCACACTATTTTACTGTTTGTagctttaatatttttagtatcaaTAATAGAAACGTTGGTCTTTGTGTGATTATAAATATTGAACCATGTGAGAAAGTTGGTTTGAAGGTTACAGTGGAAGGCCCTAGTCATCACCCTACTGGAGCATTACATAACATGTTTGAACAAGTAATGAAAAATGAGATTTGGAAGCCAACTATGTTATGTTCTAACTTGTCAAACATTGAAAGGCAGCTGTTCCGGCGGCAAccggagagagaagatgatgatgtCAGTTTTCCGCCACCGCGAGGTCATGGTGGTAAGTCCAAGAGAGCAGTTGTTATAGACAGTGGTGGTTCAGTTACTGGCAACGGCAATTGTAATGTTGTGATCGGTGATatgaatatttataaataa